Genomic DNA from Fimbriimonas ginsengisoli Gsoil 348:
CAGGTGACCCGTGATCTGCAGAATCCGCGCCTGCAGGATCGCAATCTGTACTTCAGTCGAACCGGTATCACCCGGTTGATGGGCGTACTCGGCGATCGTGCTCGTTTTCAATTCAGGATTCAGCGGCATGCGTAAAGTGTCTAAGCCTCGATAGTCTTGAGGTCGAGGCAGGTCGGCCGCTCAATGCAGCGCCCCTTAAGACGCTCCAGTCAACGGCAAACAGGCCTGGTGACCTCAGCGGATAGTTATACCCGCATTCGAAGTTCCGAATCTACGTCGCGTCCTCCACGGAGCGCGAGCTAAAGCTCGCGCTCGTTTCGCTAGTAACATCCAAGGCTTTCGCCAGCTAACTTCCCCATTTTGACGGCCAAGCGAAACTTAACGTGAATGTCGTACGTTTACGGCACCAGAACGCAGGTGACAAAACAATGATCGCGACCCTTCTTGTAACCGGACTTCTCGTCGCTCCTCGTCAAGACGCTTGGGAGATCAAGCCAACTTTCGCCAAGGATAAGACGATCACTTGGAAGCTCGACATCGACGCCGATCTGGGCGGCAATCAGCATAAGGCGAAGATGGACATGCTCTTCACACCCGGTGAGGCGGCGGAGAACGGCGACCGGAAGACCAAAATCGAGTGGCAGCATGTCGAAATGGACGGCAACGAGCAGGAGCTGCCCGCGAATTGGCAGGCGACCGTCGCCAAAGATGGATCGATTCGAGAGGCGCTCGACCCCGCGGACGACGATTACCGCCGCTTCCTCTCCATCTTCAGCTTCAGCTACCCGGACAAGGCGGTCAAGGTGGGTGATAAATGGACTCTAGACCTAACCCCCAAAGCGAAGGACGCGAAGAAGATGAGCTACACCTTCGAAGCCAAAGAAGTCGAGAAGGTGGGTGGGAAAGAAGCGCTTAAGGTCATAAGCACCCAGAAAGAAGACAAAGGGGACCTCACCTCCGACGGTACTTGGTGGATCGGCCGTGACGGCGCAGTGCTCAAGATGAAACTGGTCGTCAAAAAGTGGATCGTCCCATTCGCCGGCGCCGACGCGTTCGACGCGACGATTATCGGAGAAACGAAAGAAGTCAAGTAGCGAGCGTCGACCTAGGGACTCTAACGCGAAGCGTTGTAGCCGCAGGTTGGCTCGTACCTGCGGGCAGACCCCAAACGATCCTCGTGGTTGGTCATTGTCGAAACATCCTCGCGCAGGTACGAGCCAACCTGCGGCTGTAAGTACTTCGGAAGTTGGGGCTACGCCACATAACCCCGTGGACGCCGATCGACGTTGGCGGCCAACAAACGCAAATCTTCGACAAGCGATTCGCGAGAAGCCTCCCGTAACTCTTGATCGGGCATTCGCAGGATCGCCGAAGGGTGCAAGGTAGCGAGGACATAGGGGGCGAGATCGCTCTCCACGAAGCGGCCGCGGTTTTTGGTCAGCTTGAAGTCCGAGCCCAAGATCGACTGGGCCGCCGTCGCTCCAAGCAGGACCGCTTTCGGCTTGATGCGAGCGAGCTCCGCCTCCAGCCAGGGAAGACAGGCACGGATCTCGCGGGCGTTCGGCTTCTGATGGAGTCGGCGCCCGGCTTGGGGAATCCATTTGAAGTGCTTCACCGCATTAGTGATATAAACGTCGTCACGGGCGATCCCCGCCTCCTCCATTGCAGCCGCCAGCAACTCGCCGGAAGGACCCACGAACGGCCGCCCGGCGAGGTCTTCCTTATCCCCCGGCTGTTCGCCTACGAACATGATCCGGGCGTTAGGACTTCCCTCTCCGAACACCGTCTGCGTCCCCAGCCGCCAAAGATGGCAAGCCCGACAACCCATCGCCGCTTGGCGAACGACTTCCAAATCGGGCGATGGAGGCACGAGGGGAGCAGCCGATCCGTAATACGTCGCGTCGTCCAAAGCGATGTCTTCATCCGGTCGCATAGTTGTTTCGACCGCACGCGATCCTAGATTGTTGTTCGATCGCCAAAACTGGCAAGCTCAGGAAGGTGCTACACGTCACCGATGGGAGGTGACGCCGACCTGGCGGCACATGTCGAGCACCGGGCAGGTGGAACACTTAGGGGCGCGGCCGGTGCATATGTGTTTGCCGAACGGCACGAGCAGGGCGTTGATCTCGATCCAATACTTCTTCGGCAAGATCGCCTCGAGCTGCGTCATCGTTAGCTCCGGTGTCGGCGCCCCCACGTAGCCCCACCGATTGGTGACGCGGTGAACATGGACGTCTACCGCGATCCCTGCTTGGTCGCAGGCGACGCCGAGAGCGAGATTCGCGCACTTAGGGCCGACGCCTCGAAAGGAGGTTAGAACGGCAAAGTCGCAAGGCAATTCTCCGCCAAAGCGTTCTTCCGCAATCTGGGCGATCTCCAGGATTTGCGCGGCCTTCCCCTCGTGAAACGAGCAAGTTCGGATGAGTTCGTCGATCTGGGCGACGGACATCTTCGCGACATCGGCCGCGGTGGGAGCTTGTTCGAAAAGACGGATCGCGGCGGGCAGCGAGACCTCGTCGAGAGTGCGGATGGAAAGTATGCACCCAATGAGCTGGTGGAACGGCGAGCCGAAGCCACGGTCCCTCAACTCGAACATCGCCGCCTTTGGATACGGGCGCACCGCCTCCCGAATGCGGTCCATTGCCACATGTATATCAAATGGGGCTTTTTGCACAGCGATATTGTGGGGCGGGGCCGGTCGTCCGGAGCCCCCTCTCCCTCCTTCGGATGTACGTGCCGAACGAGGGAGAGGGGGTTGGGGGTGAGGGAGTCCGGAAGAGCCGGTCTGGAGACCAGCGGTCCTCTAGTCGATCCGTTTGCCCGTCTTGTCGTCGTACTTGTCACCGGTAAGGGCATCTGCGATCTTCTCGGTAACGCCTCGGGTGTCCGGCGTTCCATCTAAGTCATGGCCTCCCGTCTGAATTCCCGGTTGGTTATTAGGAACTCCCGTTGGAGTGTGGTCCATGTAGTCCACGTCCCGAGGAGGATTGTCCGCGTAGGCGCCTGAGCCAGTGCCGGGGCTTCCTTGAGTGTAACGCCGGACCCTCGCCGCCGTTGCTTCGTCGATCGCTCCCGTCGTCAAGGCGTTTCGCTCCCGCTCGCGGGCGATCTCCTCGTCGGTTAGGACCGGCGCCTCGCTGTCATAGCTGGAGAATCCCTCCTGCCGGTACGACTCCGCCCGGTCTTCGACATTCACCGCCCCGTCCCGGTCGAGAATCCGGTGCGCCTCGTCGGCTCGAGATTCGTCCGCTTCGATCGTCACGATGGTGCCCCCGCGGCGCACGCTCTCGGCATATACGTCCGCCTCGCTCTCCGGAATGCCGAGTCCGATCAGGCCACCCAGGATGCCGCCGGTGGCCGCGCCCGCCGCGCCGCCGGCAATCAGACCGGCGATCGGTCCCGCCGCGATCACGCCCGCTGGAACGAAGATCAGACCCGCGCCGATCAACAACCCCAGCAAACCGCCGACGACCGCCCCCGAAGTGAGTCCGGTAGCGGCCCCTTCACCCGACAAGTTTCCGTCCTCGCGGATATGCGACCGGTAAAGCTCGCCGCGCGGATCGGCGGCGAGCACGCTGACGCGGCGGCGATCGAAGCCGGCGGCGATTAAATCCATGACCGCGGTTTCCGCGGTATCCCGGTCGTCGAACAATCCTACAATTGTGGTTGCCACAGTTTGTTTCTCCTCTTGGTTTTGAAGCGGTCCCGGCAACGCGTGGCCGCAGATGTTGGACCCGGCCCTATTGCCTAGTGTTCGCAACTACGCCAAATGGGCACGATTGGCCGGCTCTTCCACGAAGGCCGAGCTTCGCCCCGGGACGCTCCGGCGGGTTTTGGTAACCCGGATCTCCTCTTTGAGGCGAAGTTTTCGTTGCACGACGAGAAACTCCTCCACCACCGGGATGATCGTGACGTCCCCTTCCTGCCTTACCTCGGGCGCCGTGTCGAGTATTTCGTCCATCGGGACTCGCTCGATCTCGACATCCTCGACCTCCACCATCCGATCGAGATCGGTAAAAGGCGGCGAGGCCAAATCTGGCTGTACTGGTGGTAAATCCATATTCATATCACCTGGTATCGCATGCATGTTCAAGAGATGCGCCGGATGGATCGGCACCGTCGGCAACCCTTCGAACGAGAACCCGACGCGGTAGCCGGTTTCGCCATCGGCGGTTAACGCTTTTCGAGGGACGAGATAAGTCGTTCCCTCGGCATCGACGGCCACGTTGTTCGGCTCCACGACGCGCGTCGTCAGCGTCCCGGTCACCCCCCGCTTGTCGGTTACGAACTTTCGGTCGGAATGTGGCATCTTGAACCCCCTTCTCCCCTAGATGAGCGAAGCTCCGGTGTTGCTCACCCGGGTCCCACCCAGCGACCAGCCGGTTTGGATTGCGTCCCGGTACCGATCCCAGGTTCCCGGATTGCTGCGCTCCCAGAGAGCGCGGGCCTGCGGCTCCGCGGTTTCCCAGGTCAGGCCTCGGAACTCGGCGCGGTGCGCCATTTCATTTCCGAACCGGTACGCCGGCCGGAAGGCGTCGTAAGACGAACCCGACGCCGCGTAGGTGCGGTCGAAGTGAGCTCGGAATTCCGGTTCTATCGAGTCGGGAACGACATAAGTCTCTTCGACTACCGTGGCCCCGCCGGCCGGTGGGACCGTGCTAGTGCTGACGACCGCCGAACCGGGTACGCCCGGATCGGTAACCACCGTCGTCGGAACCGCCGCCGGGACGATTCCTAGGCGGGCGCGCTCCGCAGCCACTTCCTCCGGCGTGTACACCGGCAGGTTCGGATCGTAGGCGGTGAACCCGTTCTGGCGGTAAAGGGCCGCCCGCTCTTGCACGTTCACCGCTCCGGCCATCGCCAGGATCTGCTCCACTCGAAGGCGGTCCGCCTCCTGTACTTCAACGGTGACCATCGTGCCGCCGCGCCGCACGCTCTCGGCGTAAATGTGTGCCTCTTCTTCGGGCAGACCAAGGCCGATCAACGCGCCGAGTAGCCCGCCCGACACCATGCCGACGCCTGCACCCGTGATCAGGCCAGCAAGCGGCCCGGCCACGAGGAAGCCGACCGGCGGCGCCGCCAACGTGGTCGCGCCAACGAGCAGACCGATAAGGCCGCCGACCAAAAGGCCCGAAGTAGCACCGGAAACTGCGCCCGCGCTGGCCAAGTTGCCGGATTGGTCGATCGTCTCCTTGCGGACGACCCCACCCGGGTCGGCCGCGACGACACTGATGTATTGCGTGTCGACGCCCGAAGCGATAAGTTGGCGAACCGCATAGTCCGCATGTGCGTGTGTGTCGAAGAGCCCAACAACGTTAGTAGCCATGTCCTTTCTCCTTTGGAAATCCTGAATCTAAGACCTCGTAACCGATCACGACTTGGACAAGGAGAGGCACGGAACGGGTTCCGACCTTTTGGTGGTGCGCGAAGCGCCTTGGGACTGCGCGACCTCGGTCGCGCTTTGACGCCCCCTATGCGGAGACGTCAACGCCGATGCTTTCCGCCGCGCCGGCGGCCGCCACCACGGCTTGCTCCGTTGGAGACCCGAGAGGCGGTGGGTTGGGAAAGGGAGGAATCGGCGAGGTAATTGGTGCGATAGCGCATCCGGTCGATGATCTCGTACTCGTACTTCGCGAGCTCAGCCAGCGACTTCGGCCGGACGGTGGCGACTACCTCGTTCAGGACGGAGCCTAACGAGGCGATACTGCCGGTATTAACCTTCCGGTCCATCAGGGTGGCCATTCCGGCTTCGGAGCGAATCACGTCGCTCACCTTGCCAGTGACGGTCTGACCTTCCAGGGTGACGGAGATAGGGTCGTCGCCGGGGTAGTACATCGTCTTCGCCGCCTTGATCTGAGCGGCAACGAACGGGTCGCTCCGTTGACCCGCGCGTTGGAAGACTGCGATGTAACGCTTGTCGTCGATGATCTTCTTCGCCGCGTCCGGCCCGTGCAGCTCGGCTCCGGTGGCGAGGTCCAAGACCGCCAGAGAGCCGGTAGGCGTGACGTCGAGGCCGAAATCGCGAAAATCTTTTTGATATTGGGTCGGATTGGCGGCGCGGTAGCTGAGCAGCATTCCTCCCAACGACCCCGCACCTTCTTTCAAGCAAGCAAACTGGATGAACCCGATCGAGACGAAGCCGGTGTCGTACGTGTTAATCGAATCGAAACCACCTTCCAGCATCGAGACCGAGCGCATCACCTTCGCCTCGGCGTCGGAAATCCCCGCGAGGCGGAAAAGGTGATCGAGGCGATCCGAAGGGATGGACTTTACGGCCGTCCCCCCGGATGCGACCCCTTGGCCATACCGGTAGTACGGATAGCGCTGATTCCAGATCCGGAAGTTGTCCTGGTAGGTCAGGCTTGCATCGTCGAATCGGATGTCGTGCTGCATCGGAACGACCGCCGCCGCAAACGCGGGAGGATTTCCGGCAAGAGCAGCGAGGGTCGGGGGGATTGGCCCCGGATCGGCGGGTTCCGTGGCTGGAGTGTCTTTATCCACCACCGGTAACGGTTTGCCAAGCACCTTCTGGTTACTGCGGATTGCCTGTTGCCAGGCCAGCCATCGGTCTCGGGCGATGCGGGCGGAGACCCAAGCCTCCCATCCTTTCTGCTCGTCGTTGGCGGGCTGCGCGTCGGCCGTCGGCGGCGCGCTTACCTTGCGCGCCTTGTTGTAATTCCACAGCCAAGTCGACCCTTCCGGAGTGAGCCGCACCTGCCACAGCCCCCTTTCCAAGGCACTGTCGGGGATCGATACGGTGTACCGATTCGGGTCGCTCCAGTACCGGAGAACGGCGTCCCTCTCATCCGGCGTAAAAACCGACTCAACCTGGGTCTGCGCGGCCCCAATGGCGCTTAGCGAAGCGATTAGTACAACAGCTCGAAGTCGCATCCTTGCTTTCCTCTTGGCTGGTTGTACCAGTTCCGCAGAGGAAAGGGGCAATTTTCGCAATTCCAGCGTGGCGCTGTCTTTGTGTCCATTTGCAGATTAGCTTGACCTTTCCCTTCTCTGGGTTGACCATAGCCTGTGGCTTTACAGCCAATCTCTAAACTCTGGAACCCAATGTAGTTGCCAAACCCCGCATCAGCGCTGAAAGCGCGAACTCCTACAGCGAAGGGCCTAGCGGAGCGGAGCCCCTGGGTAGAGGCGCCGACAAACCTCCGAGCCCTGAAAGTGGCGACCTCATTCGTCGCCGTCCCTTCCGCTAAAGGCCGCAGGCACCCGGTACGCATACCCGGCCTCGGGCAAACAAATGTTCTTAATGACCATCGGACCGGAGGTCCTCAGACATCACCGGTCAAACATCAAACATCACTTTCCGGACTCCCTCACCCCCAACCCCCTCTCCCTCGTTCGGCACATACATCCGAAGGAGGGAGAGGGGGCTCCGGATGGGGTTACAAAATCGAACGGTTGGTGACCGCTTCGCGGACAAATGGGGCTAAGCGGCGCTCGACGAGAGCGGCGTCGAAGCGGACGTTGACCGCGGTCTCAGGGGCGTCGAATAGCTCTGGTTCGAGGAGGCGCTCCATCATGGTGTGAAGTCGGCGGGCGCCGATATTCTCCGTCTTCTCGTTCACCTCGGCGGCCATCTTGGCGATCTGGTCCATGGCATCGGCAGAGAACGAGATGTCCACCCCTTCCACCGCCAACAGCTTCACGTACTGCTTCGTCAACGCATTCTTCGGCTCGAGAAGGATGCGGCGGAAGTCGTCTTGGCTCAGGCTTTCTAGCTCCACTCGGATCGGGAGGCGTCCCTGAAGCTCCGGAATCAAGTCGCTCGGCTTGGACATATGGAACGCGCCGGCGGCGATAAAGAGAATGTGGTCGGTGCGGATCGAACCGAACTTAGAGGCGACGGTTGACCCTTCGATGATCGGCAGCAGGTCGCGCTGAACCCCTTCCCGAGAGACGTCGGGACCGCTTCCGCCCGACTTTCCCGCCACCTTGTCGATCTCGTCCAAAAAGATGATTCCCGACTGCTCGGCCCGGTTGATCGCCTCGCGCTGGATGCTGCTCCGGTCGACCATCTTCTTCGACTCTTCCTCGATCAACACCTCGCGGGCTTCGCGAACGTAGCTCTTGCGAGTCGAGTGCTTGGTTCCGCCGAACGCCCCCCCGAGCTGGTTCGTGTCGATCCCCATCTCCTCCATGCCGCCCGGCGTGAAGACTTGGAGGAACGGGTTGTTCGACTCCTCGACGTCGATCTCGACCATCCGGTCGTCGAATTCACCCGATCGGAGCTTCGCCCGGATCTCCTCCCGGCGCTGCTCTCGCTCCCTCTCCTCAGCTTCCCAATCGACCTCTTCGGGCTCTTCCTGGCCGGTGAAGACGCTGGTCTGATATCGGTTCCACACGGCGGGCGTGTCGTCGAGCATCTCCACGAGGCGGTTCTCCGCCTCCCGCTCGGCATCCTCGCGCACCGCTTCGTACCGTTCCTTCTCGACAAGCCGCACGGCGACCGAAACAAGGTCGCGAACCATCGATTCCACGTCGCGGCCGACGTAACCGACCTCGGTGAATTTGGTCGCCTCAACCTTGACGAATGGGGCGCGGGCGAGCTGGGCAAGACGCCGCGCGATCTCGGTTTTGCCGACGCCGGTCGGGCCCATCATGAGGATGTTCTTCGGCAGTACGTCCTCGCGTTCCGCTTCCGGTAGCTGCTGTCGGCGGTACCGAT
This window encodes:
- a CDS encoding DUF2382 domain-containing protein — its product is MPHSDRKFVTDKRGVTGTLTTRVVEPNNVAVDAEGTTYLVPRKALTADGETGYRVGFSFEGLPTVPIHPAHLLNMHAIPGDMNMDLPPVQPDLASPPFTDLDRMVEVEDVEIERVPMDEILDTAPEVRQEGDVTIIPVVEEFLVVQRKLRLKEEIRVTKTRRSVPGRSSAFVEEPANRAHLA
- a CDS encoding endonuclease III domain-containing protein; the encoded protein is MDRIREAVRPYPKAAMFELRDRGFGSPFHQLIGCILSIRTLDEVSLPAAIRLFEQAPTAADVAKMSVAQIDELIRTCSFHEGKAAQILEIAQIAEERFGGELPCDFAVLTSFRGVGPKCANLALGVACDQAGIAVDVHVHRVTNRWGYVGAPTPELTMTQLEAILPKKYWIEINALLVPFGKHICTGRAPKCSTCPVLDMCRQVGVTSHR
- the hslU gene encoding ATP-dependent protease ATPase subunit HslU — its product is MPLPIEDLTPRQIVAELDKYIVGQNAAKRAVAVALRNRYRRQQLPEAEREDVLPKNILMMGPTGVGKTEIARRLAQLARAPFVKVEATKFTEVGYVGRDVESMVRDLVSVAVRLVEKERYEAVREDAEREAENRLVEMLDDTPAVWNRYQTSVFTGQEEPEEVDWEAEEREREQRREEIRAKLRSGEFDDRMVEIDVEESNNPFLQVFTPGGMEEMGIDTNQLGGAFGGTKHSTRKSYVREAREVLIEEESKKMVDRSSIQREAINRAEQSGIIFLDEIDKVAGKSGGSGPDVSREGVQRDLLPIIEGSTVASKFGSIRTDHILFIAAGAFHMSKPSDLIPELQGRLPIRVELESLSQDDFRRILLEPKNALTKQYVKLLAVEGVDISFSADAMDQIAKMAAEVNEKTENIGARRLHTMMERLLEPELFDAPETAVNVRFDAALVERRLAPFVREAVTNRSIL
- a CDS encoding UdgX family uracil-DNA binding protein (This protein belongs to the uracil DNA glycosylase superfamily, members of which act in excision repair of DNA. However, it belongs more specifically to UdgX branch, whose founding member was found to bind uracil in DNA (where it does not belong), without cleaving it, appears to promote DNA repair by a pathway involving RecA, rather than base excision.) codes for the protein MRPDEDIALDDATYYGSAAPLVPPSPDLEVVRQAAMGCRACHLWRLGTQTVFGEGSPNARIMFVGEQPGDKEDLAGRPFVGPSGELLAAAMEEAGIARDDVYITNAVKHFKWIPQAGRRLHQKPNAREIRACLPWLEAELARIKPKAVLLGATAAQSILGSDFKLTKNRGRFVESDLAPYVLATLHPSAILRMPDQELREASRESLVEDLRLLAANVDRRPRGYVA